In Streptobacillus canis, a genomic segment contains:
- a CDS encoding osmolarity sensor protein EnvZ, protein MKDVYIYKEKKKEKYRMLITISGIDEVGLITQKDFAIISYLSKQNSEKIGELVFFALSNSDDELIMNDINSKWSMKWFNLSSSKKVMEKYNLIGFCETNNQFKLELFMKNGSAFSVRESQPEWTKHCFETKPTEKELGEMILELFERKEKEEGIE, encoded by the coding sequence ATGAAAGATGTATACATTTATAAAGAGAAAAAAAAAGAAAAATATAGAATGCTTATTACAATAAGTGGAATTGATGAAGTTGGTCTAATAACACAAAAAGACTTTGCTATTATTTCATATTTATCAAAGCAAAATAGTGAAAAAATTGGAGAACTTGTTTTTTTTGCGTTAAGTAATAGTGATGATGAATTAATAATGAATGATATAAATTCAAAGTGGAGTATGAAATGGTTTAATCTATCTAGTTCAAAAAAAGTTATGGAAAAATATAATTTAATTGGATTTTGTGAAACAAATAATCAATTTAAATTAGAATTGTTTATGAAAAACGGCAGTGCTTTTTCAGTTAGAGAAAGTCAACCAGAATGGACAAAACATTGTTTTGAAACAAAACCAACAGAAAAAGAATTAGGAGAAATGATATTAGAACTATTTGAAAGAAAAGAGAAAGAAGAAGGTATAGAATAA